One bacterium genomic window, GTTCCGCCAGCTCCACCTTGAAGTCCGGGGCGTCCAGGCAGGTGGGGATGATGTAGGTGGACATGCGGTCGTTGAGGTAGCGGCCGCCGTCGGTCTTGACCTCCTCCAGCGAACCCCAGGCGATGCCCTGGAGCACGCCGCCCTCCACCTGCCCCACGCAGAGCACCGGATTGATGGCCCGGCCGATCTCCACCACCGCCGTGCAGTGCAGGGGATGGATCTCCATGGTGTCGACATCCACCTCCACCTCGATCACCGCCGCGCCCCAGGCGTAGCCCTGGTAAGCGTCACCGTGATGGCGCGTCTGGTCCCAGACCATGCCGGGATCGGGCTCGTAGCGGGCAGACGCCTCGCAGGGCGCCGACGCGCCGCCGGCTTCCGACGCCACCAGGCTGCGGCAGGCCTGCACCAGGATCCTGCCGACGACCATGGTCGTGCGGGACGCCACGGTGGGACCGCTGTCGGCCACCACGC contains:
- a CDS encoding molybdopterin-dependent oxidoreductase; this encodes SLRRGVGSALVFHGGGFTGDGEERISAAVKVRRETDGTVTLLVGSVEMGQGAETVLPMIAAEALDLPLERINYHQPDTSVVADSGPTVASRTTMVVGRILVQACRSLVASEAGGASAPCEASARYEPDPGMVWDQTRHHGDAYQGYAWGAAVIEVEVDVDTMEIHPLHCTAVVEIGRAINPVLCVGQVEGGVLQGIAWGSLEEVKTDGGRYLNDRMSTYIIPTCLDAPDFKVELAEQPCGRGAYGAKGLGELPMNVGAPALLSAVDDALGFSGDEIPLTPERLLRNRPEASS